A window from Flavobacterium gyeonganense encodes these proteins:
- a CDS encoding SGNH/GDSL hydrolase family protein: MINLKKLHILVLFAFISYSYSQEFVKPDNSRINYTGRVDVTADSTMFYWPGTTAGITFKGSGVSVKMKSLKEKAFFYAIIDKDDKKPFKFETDNTFKTIKIAKDLGPGNHTLEIYKLSNSTSVNVFYGFELYGETKVLKNPDNRTRKIEFYGNSITAGHGVDVPEGGNDSGMPEDFNNYYTYAAITARHYNAKPSIIARSGIGITVSWFPEIMPETYDRTAPLDSLSKWNFTKYTPDIVVINLFQNDSWIVNKPENEQFKRRFGTEKPSEAFIIQSYANFVRSVRSKYPSASIICALGNMDATRTGSEWPGYIQKAVDQLHDKKIYTVFFPYKERGNHPDRKEQEAMSKQLIEFIDRNIKW, translated from the coding sequence ATGATCAATTTAAAAAAGCTACACATATTAGTGTTATTTGCTTTCATTTCGTACTCTTACTCACAGGAATTTGTAAAGCCCGATAATTCCAGAATCAATTACACGGGCAGGGTAGATGTTACAGCAGACTCTACTATGTTTTACTGGCCTGGTACTACAGCCGGGATAACCTTTAAAGGATCAGGCGTTTCAGTAAAAATGAAGTCTTTAAAAGAGAAAGCATTTTTTTACGCCATAATCGATAAAGACGATAAAAAGCCTTTTAAGTTTGAAACAGATAATACCTTTAAAACGATAAAGATAGCAAAAGATCTTGGCCCGGGTAACCATACGTTAGAAATATACAAACTATCAAATTCTACATCAGTAAATGTATTTTATGGATTTGAGCTTTATGGAGAAACAAAAGTGTTGAAAAACCCTGACAATCGTACCAGAAAAATTGAATTCTATGGAAACTCAATTACAGCAGGTCACGGTGTAGATGTGCCGGAAGGAGGGAATGATTCTGGCATGCCTGAAGATTTCAATAATTATTATACATATGCTGCAATAACAGCCAGACATTATAATGCTAAACCTTCTATTATTGCCCGCAGCGGGATAGGAATTACAGTGAGCTGGTTCCCTGAAATTATGCCTGAAACCTACGATCGTACTGCTCCGCTGGATTCTTTAAGTAAATGGAATTTTACAAAGTACACACCAGATATTGTAGTGATTAATCTTTTTCAGAATGATTCCTGGATCGTAAACAAACCGGAAAATGAACAGTTTAAACGCAGATTTGGTACAGAGAAACCATCAGAAGCTTTTATAATTCAGTCGTATGCTAATTTTGTTCGTTCAGTCAGAAGCAAATATCCTTCGGCGAGTATAATTTGCGCCTTGGGTAATATGGATGCTACCAGAACTGGTTCAGAATGGCCCGGCTATATCCAAAAAGCCGTTGATCAGTTACACGATAAAAAAATATATACCGTATTTTTTCCTTATAAAGAAAGAGGTAACCATCCTGATAGAAAAGAACAGGAAGCAATGTCCAAACAGCTCATTGAATTTATTGACCGTAATATAAAGTGGTAA
- a CDS encoding S41 family peptidase, translated as MKLKYIVKTLLIGLVFTACSKDSDANETTATEPDEINNFVWKAMNSWYYWQPNVTDLSDSKIASATAYNNFINGKTPDALFYSLLYQRGTVDRFSWIENSNEIVNASKIAEVEKKGGFSYGIYPKDASNTNVVALIDYIVPDSPAALAGLKRGDVITKINGSQLTSSNYDQLENSQVTITLAASVKFTNGSMVTTDKAGTVTVTKATIDENPVAYYEKKVYGSKNIGYLVYNGFKSDYNDELNAAFAKMKSDGINELVLDLRYNGGGSLETAVALAQMINGSFTNKPYIYLDFNNKHNSEDGYENLSEKVNIFNLVDNEPTFQREESINSLALTKIYVLVSFQTASASELTIQCLKKYISVITIGEETVGKFVGANTLYDSPAYNYTSYANRSTKHKWQLQPITFSYYNKDKDANPSKITPDYEINPYSAFLNLVEFGNVKDPYLNKALELITGQTLRTTAKTTNPSLSLNISNLAAFNPTNTAKGLYIEDFKRLRKQ; from the coding sequence ATGAAATTAAAATATATTGTTAAAACATTACTTATAGGATTGGTTTTTACAGCTTGCAGCAAGGATTCTGATGCTAATGAAACTACAGCTACTGAACCAGACGAGATTAACAACTTTGTCTGGAAGGCTATGAATTCCTGGTACTACTGGCAACCCAATGTTACCGATTTGTCTGACAGCAAAATCGCTTCTGCCACAGCATACAACAATTTCATTAACGGAAAAACTCCCGATGCGCTTTTTTATTCACTCCTATATCAAAGAGGAACTGTTGACCGATTCTCCTGGATTGAAAACAGTAATGAGATAGTGAATGCTTCAAAAATTGCAGAAGTCGAAAAAAAAGGTGGTTTTAGCTATGGAATTTACCCTAAAGACGCATCTAATACAAATGTAGTAGCTTTAATTGACTACATTGTACCTGACTCACCAGCAGCTTTGGCGGGATTGAAAAGAGGCGATGTTATTACAAAAATAAATGGAAGCCAGCTAACTTCAAGTAATTATGACCAACTAGAAAATTCACAAGTCACCATTACTCTGGCAGCAAGTGTGAAATTTACAAACGGCAGCATGGTAACCACAGACAAAGCTGGAACGGTGACAGTAACAAAAGCTACTATTGATGAAAACCCGGTTGCTTATTACGAAAAGAAAGTATATGGCAGCAAAAATATTGGTTATTTGGTGTATAATGGTTTCAAGTCTGATTATAATGACGAACTCAATGCCGCTTTCGCTAAAATGAAATCGGATGGAATTAACGAATTGGTTTTAGATTTAAGATATAATGGAGGCGGTTCATTAGAAACAGCAGTTGCCCTGGCACAAATGATTAACGGAAGTTTTACCAACAAGCCTTATATTTACTTAGACTTCAATAATAAACACAATAGTGAAGATGGCTATGAAAATCTTTCTGAAAAAGTAAATATTTTTAATCTGGTTGATAACGAACCCACTTTTCAGAGAGAAGAAAGTATCAACAGCCTTGCTTTAACAAAAATATATGTGCTGGTAAGTTTTCAAACCGCTTCTGCCAGCGAGCTCACCATACAATGTCTTAAAAAATACATTAGCGTAATCACAATAGGCGAAGAAACGGTTGGTAAATTTGTTGGGGCCAACACATTATACGATTCTCCTGCTTATAATTATACTTCCTATGCCAATCGAAGCACTAAACACAAATGGCAATTGCAACCCATTACCTTTTCCTATTATAACAAAGACAAAGACGCAAATCCATCGAAAATTACACCTGATTACGAAATTAATCCATATAGCGCTTTCTTAAATTTGGTTGAATTTGGAAACGTAAAAGATCCTTATTTGAATAAAGCTCTCGAATTAATTACAGGACAAACCCTGCGAACTACAGCAAAAACCACCAATCCTTCTTTGTCCTTAAATATTAGTAATCTTGCTGCATTCAACCCTACAAATACTGCCAAAGGTTTATATATCGAGGATTTTAAAAGGTTGAGAAAACAATAA
- a CDS encoding helix-turn-helix domain-containing protein, which produces MKTFKFLKNKYNVALLIDIGTYKDIPNYFFESELHHTDFYELIFFSKGNGYLELDHQRIEISDKTVVFISPFQKRRWFLDKTKVECYFLFFQDSFLSDFFSDKLFSFRLQFFYNKTKPLYLKVNDGFFLQLTDIIQELISEIKTFKSDSEHIIRALLYFILIKLNRAYAQHYQLSSETENNSIAYMFKEILQNKVCKVRNIDYYSQELGISRVTLNKCIKKQFGVTASEMINEFILFEIKSLLNYTKLNINEISDLLQFSHANHLTRFFKAQTGISPKEFRNTYQNGSSFT; this is translated from the coding sequence ATGAAGACATTCAAATTCTTAAAAAATAAATATAATGTTGCGTTACTAATTGACATTGGTACCTATAAAGACATTCCAAATTATTTTTTTGAAAGTGAGCTCCATCATACAGATTTTTACGAACTTATATTTTTCTCTAAAGGAAATGGCTACTTAGAACTTGATCATCAAAGAATTGAAATTTCAGATAAAACAGTCGTTTTTATTTCTCCTTTTCAAAAAAGAAGATGGTTTTTGGATAAAACCAAAGTTGAATGTTATTTTTTATTTTTTCAGGATAGTTTTCTGTCTGATTTTTTTTCAGATAAACTATTCTCCTTCAGGCTACAGTTTTTTTACAACAAAACCAAACCATTGTATCTAAAGGTCAATGACGGCTTCTTTTTGCAGCTGACAGATATAATTCAGGAGCTGATCAGTGAAATAAAAACATTCAAATCAGATAGCGAACATATCATAAGAGCATTATTGTATTTTATACTAATCAAACTCAATCGGGCCTATGCACAGCATTATCAACTCTCTTCAGAAACAGAAAATAATAGCATTGCATATATGTTTAAAGAAATTTTACAAAATAAAGTCTGTAAAGTAAGAAACATCGACTATTACTCTCAAGAGTTAGGTATCAGCAGAGTAACACTAAATAAATGCATCAAAAAACAATTCGGGGTTACCGCCTCTGAAATGATAAACGAATTTATTCTCTTTGAAATAAAGTCTCTGCTAAACTATACAAAACTTAATATCAATGAAATTTCGGACCTGTTACAATTCTCTCATGCGAATCATTTAACGCGTTTCTTCAAGGCACAAACAGGGATCTCTCCAAAAGAATTCAGAAACACTTATCAAAATGGTAGTTCTTTTACCTAA
- a CDS encoding DUF4269 domain-containing protein: MINFKDISYLQNGNPKQQAAFTLLTHHQILENLAEFEPVLAGTIPINIDIASSDLDILCHWKNKADFIEKVKQQFGKENHFAIREELINNQESIIANFFINTFEIEIFGQNIPTELQNGYRHMLIEHQILNSKGENFRMEVIRLKEKGLKTEPAFGLLLGLKGNIYEELLDYKI, from the coding sequence ATGATTAATTTCAAAGATATATCTTATTTACAAAACGGAAATCCTAAACAGCAAGCCGCATTTACTCTTTTAACCCATCATCAAATTTTAGAAAATCTTGCTGAATTTGAGCCTGTTTTAGCGGGCACAATTCCCATAAATATTGATATCGCAAGCAGCGATTTGGATATTCTCTGCCATTGGAAAAACAAAGCTGATTTTATTGAAAAAGTAAAACAGCAGTTTGGCAAAGAAAATCATTTTGCCATTCGGGAAGAGCTTATAAATAACCAGGAATCTATTATTGCCAACTTTTTTATCAACACTTTTGAAATCGAAATATTCGGACAAAATATACCAACAGAACTTCAAAATGGCTACAGACATATGCTCATAGAGCATCAAATTCTAAATTCAAAAGGCGAAAACTTTCGAATGGAGGTTATCAGACTAAAGGAAAAAGGCTTAAAAACCGAACCTGCTTTTGGTTTGCTATTGGGCTTAAAAGGAAATATTTACGAAGAATTACTGGATTATAAAATCTGA
- a CDS encoding tetratricopeptide repeat protein: MKRIILLFTIMIGLNSCGQKNENSVENEKFEAKILKMNDSELLAYSNKLYDSNSENAKTIIAFQECVKRNIDKGNSLYRLGVSYIENREIETGIEKLEESIKINPKNFKAYFNIGAVCYDTRQFEKSIKFYKRSLEIEPKNDASYYGIALSEYVLNEIKSSKENCEKALQLNPNNENAKLLLAKY; encoded by the coding sequence ATGAAAAGAATAATATTACTATTTACTATAATGATTGGACTAAATAGTTGTGGTCAGAAAAATGAAAATTCGGTAGAAAATGAAAAATTTGAAGCAAAAATTCTAAAAATGAATGATTCCGAATTGTTAGCTTATTCAAATAAATTGTACGATTCTAATTCTGAAAATGCGAAAACAATAATCGCCTTTCAAGAATGTGTAAAAAGAAATATAGACAAAGGAAATAGTTTATATAGACTTGGAGTAAGTTACATTGAAAATAGAGAGATTGAAACTGGTATAGAAAAACTTGAAGAATCAATTAAAATAAATCCAAAAAATTTCAAAGCATATTTCAATATTGGTGCAGTTTGTTATGATACGAGACAATTTGAAAAATCAATCAAATTTTATAAAAGATCATTAGAAATTGAACCTAAAAATGACGCAAGTTATTACGGAATTGCTTTATCTGAGTATGTCTTAAATGAAATAAAAAGTAGTAAAGAAAATTGTGAAAAAGCACTACAATTAAATCCAAATAATGAGAATGCTAAATTATTATTAGCAAAATATTAA
- a CDS encoding XRE family transcriptional regulator, giving the protein MEQKIHQGRNVKRFREMLNIKQEALAYNLGEDWNQKKISILEQKDVIEDNLLKQISAVLKIPVEAFQNFDEEQAINIISNTFSDFKDSASAINIQPTFNPIKEVLKLHEEKIALYERMLKEKDEMMVRLEKLIGK; this is encoded by the coding sequence ATGGAACAGAAAATACATCAAGGAAGAAACGTAAAACGTTTTAGAGAAATGCTTAACATAAAACAGGAAGCATTGGCTTATAATCTGGGTGAAGACTGGAACCAAAAGAAAATTTCTATACTGGAGCAGAAAGATGTAATTGAAGACAACCTGCTAAAACAAATTTCAGCTGTATTGAAAATTCCGGTTGAGGCTTTTCAGAATTTTGATGAGGAGCAGGCGATAAATATTATTTCTAATACTTTTTCAGATTTTAAAGATAGTGCTTCGGCAATCAATATTCAGCCAACTTTTAATCCTATAAAAGAGGTTTTAAAGCTTCACGAAGAAAAAATTGCTTTGTATGAGAGGATGTTGAAGGAGAAAGATGAGATGATGGTTAGGCTTGAGAAATTGATAGGTAAATAA
- a CDS encoding SDR family NAD(P)-dependent oxidoreductase: MSKLKNKVAVVTGASKGIGASIAKYLAEEGASVVVNYASSKEDAEQVVKVITDNGGNAIAVQGDVSKKSDVIRLFTETKNAFGSLDILVNNAGIYQFESIEHFTEDSFHQQFNINVLGSLLTIQESLKLFGKTGGNIINISSGASNTPMPNGAAYSATKAALDAITISLSKEFAGKNIRINSVLPGIVETEGYHTVGMAGSEAETFMISKTPLGRSGKPEDIAKVVAFLASDDSYWINGEKISVMGGLYGI; the protein is encoded by the coding sequence ATGAGTAAATTAAAAAACAAAGTTGCTGTAGTTACGGGAGCATCAAAAGGAATAGGCGCATCAATAGCCAAATATCTTGCTGAAGAAGGAGCAAGTGTAGTTGTAAACTATGCATCAAGTAAAGAAGATGCAGAGCAAGTAGTTAAAGTGATTACTGACAATGGTGGTAATGCTATTGCAGTTCAAGGCGATGTATCCAAAAAATCAGATGTGATAAGGTTATTTACAGAAACAAAAAATGCTTTTGGTTCATTAGATATTTTGGTGAACAATGCGGGTATCTATCAGTTTGAGTCAATCGAGCATTTTACTGAAGATTCGTTTCATCAGCAATTTAATATTAACGTGTTAGGTTCATTGTTGACCATTCAGGAATCTTTAAAACTATTTGGCAAAACAGGCGGTAACATAATTAACATAAGTTCAGGTGCCAGTAATACGCCAATGCCAAACGGTGCTGCATATTCAGCAACAAAGGCTGCTTTAGATGCTATTACCATTTCATTATCCAAAGAATTTGCAGGAAAGAATATTCGTATCAACTCTGTTTTACCCGGAATTGTAGAAACAGAAGGTTATCATACAGTGGGAATGGCAGGAAGCGAAGCAGAAACTTTTATGATTTCCAAAACACCACTTGGAAGATCAGGTAAACCTGAAGACATTGCAAAAGTGGTAGCATTTCTTGCCTCTGATGATTCATACTGGATAAATGGGGAAAAAATTTCTGTAATGGGGGGACTTTACGGGATTTAA
- a CDS encoding winged helix-turn-helix transcriptional regulator, whose protein sequence is MEKTQCLQENKKNLIAIQDSMDVLSGKWKIPIISSICYYNKRRFSDILHDVVGISNKMLSKELKELEVNKIVSRTVLETQPISVQYELTEHGKTLQNIINNLSEWGQTHRRKIIEK, encoded by the coding sequence ATGGAAAAAACTCAGTGTTTACAAGAGAATAAGAAAAACTTAATAGCAATTCAGGATTCGATGGATGTGCTAAGTGGTAAATGGAAAATCCCCATAATATCTTCTATTTGTTATTATAACAAGAGAAGATTTTCAGATATTTTACATGATGTTGTTGGTATTTCCAATAAAATGCTGAGTAAAGAACTGAAAGAATTGGAAGTAAATAAAATAGTCAGCCGAACTGTTTTGGAAACACAACCCATAAGTGTTCAATATGAACTTACAGAACATGGTAAAACATTACAAAACATTATAAACAATTTATCAGAGTGGGGACAAACTCACAGAAGAAAAATTATTGAAAAATAG
- a CDS encoding PH domain-containing protein — protein sequence MLLIFGNGNVYLFGWILLGFNILGYFTIKSYKWIAKDGEILIESGVLPWQKSYIRIPVARVLGMTVDRGGFFGWFLNYGTITLNALDGSSSPIIGKHMKGAVAFMEHITGGNHPDRSDIRNDSAEIPSETVPNINKN from the coding sequence ATGTTGCTAATATTTGGAAATGGTAATGTGTATTTGTTTGGTTGGATTTTATTAGGATTCAATATACTAGGATATTTTACAATTAAAAGCTACAAATGGATAGCAAAAGACGGGGAAATCCTAATTGAATCGGGTGTGCTGCCATGGCAAAAAAGTTACATACGAATTCCAGTGGCAAGAGTATTGGGAATGACAGTAGACCGTGGTGGTTTTTTTGGTTGGTTTTTAAATTATGGAACGATTACTTTAAATGCATTGGACGGGTCATCATCCCCAATTATAGGAAAACATATGAAAGGTGCTGTTGCTTTCATGGAACATATTACGGGAGGGAATCATCCCGATCGCTCAGATATCCGCAACGATAGCGCGGAAATTCCTTCCGAGACCGTTCCTAATATTAATAAAAACTGA